The following coding sequences are from one Virgibacillus necropolis window:
- a CDS encoding cytochrome c biogenesis CcdA family protein: MGGIETDTMLVIGMFMAIGAGALSFLSPCVLPLFPAYLSYITGISVKELQGKQDAKIRKKLVSHSLFFLLGVSLIFISLGVSASFLGQWIQQLLIGESGLLIQRIAGIFIITMGLFVAGWINITALMKEKRFHYSKKPVGYFGTFFVGVGFAAGWTPCIGPIFGSILFLAASNPGQGVFYTAMYIVGFSLPFLVLTFFLGSTRWIVRHSQVIMKVGGTIMIIMGLVLFTGQMPRITEFLLKLVQDTWFAKLG, encoded by the coding sequence ATGGGTGGTATTGAGACAGATACAATGTTGGTAATAGGAATGTTTATGGCGATAGGCGCAGGTGCGTTGTCTTTCCTATCACCTTGTGTTCTACCGCTTTTCCCTGCGTATTTATCGTATATTACTGGGATAAGTGTGAAGGAATTGCAAGGGAAGCAGGATGCTAAAATTCGCAAAAAATTAGTGAGCCATTCCCTATTCTTTTTGCTGGGAGTTTCGCTTATTTTTATTAGTTTAGGTGTCAGTGCTTCGTTTTTAGGGCAATGGATTCAACAATTGTTAATCGGTGAATCTGGACTGCTAATTCAGCGTATTGCGGGGATCTTCATTATTACTATGGGGTTATTTGTCGCAGGTTGGATTAATATCACAGCTTTAATGAAAGAGAAGCGATTCCATTATTCCAAGAAACCTGTTGGCTATTTTGGGACATTTTTTGTTGGGGTGGGATTCGCTGCGGGGTGGACACCATGTATTGGTCCAATTTTCGGATCCATTTTATTCTTGGCTGCGAGTAACCCAGGACAAGGTGTATTTTATACGGCTATGTATATTGTCGGTTTTTCGTTACCATTTCTTGTCCTGACTTTTTTCCTCGGATCAACTAGATGGATTGTTCGTCATAGTCAAGTGATTATGAAAGTAGGCGGCACCATTATGATCATTATGGGGTTGGTTTTATTTACTGGCCAAATGCCACGCATTACAGAATTTCTACTTAAGTTGGTACAGGATACATGGTTTGCAAAATTAGGCTAG
- a CDS encoding immune inhibitor A domain-containing protein gives MKKGIILSTTLALTLGFGTVTTSATTAGIPESNNLSAKVSSSVGSPVDLGIANDEKLIEMLKENGTIANDATPKEANKALKKYLKGKADTAKKTKDKLPKGLDGKMKDKTKKHDNGLTTGKGNKLGQAKKQDIDSVEKEAYNGETRSDKVLVLAIDFPDYEASSITNEETDMWYENYTHEHFQNMIFGEDGYEGPNGENLVSMKQYYEQQSGGSYTVDGTVAGWYTAEHPAAYYGGNVPAPDGSDARARTLVFEALKKAGQDPNVNLSEYDVYDRDDYDGDGVYAEPDGIIDHLMVIHAGVGEEAGGGSLGGDAIWSHRWNLGGLIAVPGGSSESDRFGGQLAAFDYTIEPEDGAAGVFAHEYGHDLGLPDEYDTIYSGAGEAVSYWSLMAGGSWAGDIPGTEPPGMSPFAKEMLQELHGGNWLSGTTLSADEITSEGTSVLLDQGVTKGTNNDAVRVDLPDKSTVVNTPYSGEYEYFSGSGNNLDNSMVTSLDLTNATTASFNFKAWYDIEVDWDYASVQVKEEGSDEWVSVEGNITTATNPHDQNPGFGITGKSDGWVDASFDLSAYAGQNIEVKLNYWTDVAATLPGLYADDITVTVDGDIVISDDAESESAFNLEGFTKDQGKFYSEHYYLLEWRTHNGVDKGLAHIRRGASLMSFDPGLVVWYVDDSYDNNWTGDHPGEGFLGVVDADQRAVKWSDKNVAATRYQLHDAAFSLDKTEKMFIDYSNINGLTMKDNFTKRTPLFDDRADWSNPGLVDAGRNVPELGLKFRVIGQSDDETVGKVLIYK, from the coding sequence ATGAAAAAAGGAATTATTCTTTCTACAACTCTAGCACTTACGTTAGGGTTTGGAACTGTAACTACTAGCGCAACAACAGCAGGTATTCCTGAATCTAACAATCTTTCTGCAAAAGTTTCATCCTCAGTTGGGTCACCAGTAGATTTAGGTATTGCGAACGATGAGAAATTAATAGAAATGCTTAAAGAAAATGGCACAATTGCAAATGACGCTACTCCTAAAGAAGCTAATAAAGCTTTAAAAAAATACCTAAAAGGAAAGGCTGATACTGCAAAAAAGACGAAGGATAAGCTACCTAAGGGCTTGGATGGAAAAATGAAGGACAAGACAAAAAAGCACGATAATGGCCTTACAACTGGTAAAGGTAATAAACTTGGACAAGCTAAAAAGCAAGACATAGATTCTGTGGAAAAAGAAGCTTATAACGGCGAAACTCGTTCTGATAAGGTTCTAGTACTAGCAATCGATTTCCCAGACTATGAAGCAAGCTCTATTACAAACGAAGAAACAGACATGTGGTATGAAAATTATACTCATGAACATTTCCAAAATATGATTTTTGGTGAAGATGGATATGAAGGGCCTAACGGTGAAAACCTTGTATCGATGAAACAATACTACGAACAACAATCTGGTGGCAGCTATACGGTAGATGGTACAGTTGCAGGCTGGTATACAGCTGAACATCCAGCTGCTTACTATGGCGGAAATGTTCCTGCACCAGATGGCAGTGATGCCCGTGCACGTACATTAGTATTTGAAGCACTTAAAAAAGCTGGACAGGATCCAAATGTTAATTTAAGCGAGTATGACGTTTATGATCGCGACGATTACGATGGGGATGGCGTATATGCTGAGCCGGACGGCATTATTGACCACCTAATGGTTATCCATGCGGGTGTTGGTGAAGAAGCTGGTGGAGGATCTCTTGGTGGAGATGCAATTTGGTCTCATCGTTGGAATCTTGGTGGATTAATCGCTGTTCCAGGTGGCTCATCTGAAAGTGATCGCTTCGGTGGTCAATTAGCTGCATTCGATTACACAATTGAACCTGAAGATGGCGCTGCTGGTGTTTTTGCTCACGAATATGGTCATGATTTGGGCCTCCCAGATGAATATGACACAATTTACAGTGGTGCTGGTGAAGCAGTATCGTACTGGTCACTTATGGCAGGCGGAAGCTGGGCTGGAGATATTCCTGGAACAGAACCACCTGGAATGAGCCCATTTGCTAAAGAAATGCTACAAGAATTACATGGTGGTAACTGGTTAAGTGGAACAACACTTAGCGCAGATGAAATCACTAGTGAAGGTACTTCTGTACTTCTTGACCAAGGCGTAACAAAAGGTACAAATAATGATGCTGTGCGCGTAGACTTACCTGATAAATCTACTGTTGTGAATACACCATATAGTGGTGAGTATGAATACTTCAGTGGAAGTGGAAATAACCTTGATAACTCAATGGTTACATCTCTTGATTTAACAAATGCTACAACTGCATCATTTAACTTCAAGGCATGGTATGACATTGAAGTGGATTGGGATTATGCTTCTGTACAAGTGAAAGAAGAAGGTTCTGATGAATGGGTTTCTGTTGAAGGTAATATTACAACAGCAACGAATCCACACGATCAAAACCCTGGATTTGGTATTACAGGAAAATCTGATGGTTGGGTTGATGCATCATTTGATCTATCTGCATATGCAGGACAAAATATCGAAGTGAAATTAAACTATTGGACAGATGTTGCTGCAACACTTCCTGGCCTATATGCTGATGACATTACAGTTACAGTTGATGGTGATATTGTTATCTCTGACGATGCTGAAAGTGAATCAGCATTTAATTTAGAAGGATTCACTAAAGACCAAGGTAAGTTCTACTCGGAGCATTACTATTTACTAGAGTGGAGAACGCATAATGGTGTTGACAAAGGTCTTGCTCATATCCGACGTGGCGCTAGCTTAATGAGTTTTGATCCAGGTTTAGTAGTTTGGTATGTTGATGATTCATATGATAACAACTGGACTGGTGATCACCCGGGTGAAGGATTTCTAGGTGTAGTTGATGCTGATCAACGTGCTGTAAAATGGAGTGATAAAAATGTAGCTGCAACTCGCTATCAGCTTCATGATGCTGCATTCAGTCTAGACAAAACGGAAAAAATGTTTATCGATTATAGTAATATAAATGGTCTTACAATGAAAGATAACTTTACAAAACGTACACCATTGTTTGATGACCGTGCAGACTGGAGCAACCCAGGTCTAGTTGATGCTGGTCGTAACGTTCCAGAACTAGGATTAAAATTCCGTGTTATTGGACAAAGCGATGATGAAACTGTTGGTAAGGTATTGATTTATAAATAA
- a CDS encoding DUF302 domain-containing protein, with translation MFHYTVETNKTMEEAIQSLEENLKIEGFGVLWQFDIKDTLQKKGLQFNQPYQVLEVCSPKEAQHMLSKNQMVGYFLPCKLVVYEDSGMIKIGMPRPTVLVEMVEDESIKEKATEIEDKLISCMDQSV, from the coding sequence ATGTTTCATTATACAGTAGAAACAAATAAGACAATGGAAGAAGCAATTCAATCACTTGAAGAAAACTTAAAGATAGAAGGTTTTGGAGTTCTTTGGCAATTTGATATTAAAGATACATTGCAAAAGAAAGGACTCCAGTTCAATCAACCTTACCAAGTGTTAGAGGTTTGTAGTCCAAAAGAGGCACAGCATATGTTGAGCAAGAACCAGATGGTTGGATATTTCTTGCCATGTAAGCTCGTTGTTTATGAAGATTCAGGTATGATTAAAATCGGTATGCCTAGACCAACAGTATTAGTAGAAATGGTCGAAGATGAATCGATTAAAGAGAAAGCTACAGAAATTGAGGATAAGTTAATTAGTTGTATGGATCAAAGCGTTTAA
- a CDS encoding TlpA family protein disulfide reductase: MKKVIFIVIIIGMFGWAVYDFVYSSDETTNQKDGDNMSGNAITSPPMDKEDEKENVNSDEVGLDIGDYAPNFKLKTLDGETAQLSDYRGKQVVVNFWATWCPPCRAEIPDLQKFYDNKDVVILAINLTETEKSIDNVTKFVKEFEMTFPVLMDENSQVSNTYEVQAYPTSYMIDKNGRIQFKALGAMNYDMMLQEFKKMK, translated from the coding sequence ATGAAGAAGGTAATTTTTATTGTGATTATAATAGGAATGTTTGGTTGGGCTGTTTATGATTTCGTATACTCGTCTGATGAAACTACCAATCAGAAAGATGGTGACAATATGTCGGGCAATGCCATAACGTCTCCGCCTATGGATAAGGAAGATGAAAAAGAGAACGTTAATTCCGATGAGGTAGGGCTTGATATAGGTGACTATGCTCCAAATTTTAAATTGAAAACATTAGACGGGGAAACTGCCCAGCTATCTGACTATAGGGGGAAACAAGTAGTGGTCAACTTTTGGGCGACTTGGTGTCCTCCATGTCGGGCCGAAATTCCTGATCTTCAAAAATTTTATGATAATAAGGACGTTGTTATTTTAGCAATCAATTTAACAGAAACAGAAAAGAGCATCGATAATGTCACCAAGTTTGTAAAAGAGTTCGAGATGACTTTTCCAGTTCTGATGGATGAGAACTCTCAAGTTTCTAATACCTATGAAGTCCAGGCATACCCGACTTCCTATATGATAGATAAAAATGGTCGTATCCAATTTAAAGCATTAGGCGCAATGAATTATGATATGATGCTGCAAGAATTCAAAAAGATGAAGTAG
- a CDS encoding sulfurtransferase TusA family protein: MDVAKILNAKGLACPMPIVKTKKAIGEINSGEVLEVHATDQGAKSDLTAWAKSGGHQLLKDTEEDNVLKFWIKKA; the protein is encoded by the coding sequence ATGGATGTAGCAAAAATATTAAATGCAAAAGGATTGGCATGTCCAATGCCGATTGTTAAAACAAAAAAAGCAATAGGAGAAATTAATTCAGGTGAAGTGTTAGAAGTTCATGCAACGGATCAAGGAGCTAAAAGTGATTTAACAGCTTGGGCAAAGTCAGGTGGACACCAATTACTAAAGGATACAGAAGAAGACAATGTACTAAAATTTTGGATTAAAAAAGCGTAG
- a CDS encoding CDGSH iron-sulfur domain-containing protein has protein sequence MNDKLQIKVNDNGPLLVSGDIELVDAEGNAYTTKRIYSLCRCGHSSTKPYCDGTHKKAGFESKPRV, from the coding sequence ATGAATGATAAATTACAAATAAAAGTGAATGACAATGGACCGCTACTTGTGTCAGGAGATATTGAGCTAGTAGATGCGGAGGGAAATGCGTATACCACGAAAAGAATTTATTCGCTTTGCAGGTGTGGACATTCATCGACAAAGCCATATTGTGATGGAACACATAAGAAAGCAGGATTTGAAAGTAAACCGAGAGTGTAA
- a CDS encoding response regulator transcription factor: MKQTILVVEDDNMIRELVSIYLKKAGYHVVEAADGEAAKDSFLHQYPCLIVLDLMLPKLGGEEFCKWVREQERNEVSIIMLSAKVRTVDKINGLKIGADDYITKPFDPDELVAHVEAVLRRTGQFCQKIVYDGLCIKPRKGEVLLFDKQLRLTKHEFTLLFHFMKNPNVVLSREDLIQQLYPNADKNVLDRTIDAHIKKLRVKVENNPQEPKRICTVRGMGYKFVQ, translated from the coding sequence GTGAAACAAACGATACTCGTTGTAGAAGACGATAATATGATCCGTGAACTTGTTAGCATTTATTTGAAAAAAGCTGGTTATCATGTGGTCGAAGCTGCCGATGGAGAAGCAGCAAAAGATTCCTTTTTACATCAGTATCCATGTTTAATAGTTCTTGATTTAATGCTTCCTAAACTTGGTGGCGAGGAATTTTGTAAATGGGTACGAGAACAGGAACGAAATGAAGTATCCATTATTATGCTGTCAGCAAAAGTACGAACAGTTGATAAAATAAATGGCTTGAAAATAGGGGCCGATGATTATATAACCAAACCATTTGATCCAGACGAACTTGTTGCACATGTTGAAGCGGTTCTACGAAGAACGGGACAGTTTTGTCAAAAAATAGTATATGACGGGTTATGTATTAAACCACGAAAAGGAGAGGTTCTACTTTTTGATAAACAATTGCGTTTAACAAAGCATGAATTCACGCTTCTTTTCCATTTTATGAAAAACCCAAACGTGGTCCTATCAAGGGAAGATCTTATTCAACAACTATATCCAAATGCTGATAAAAATGTTTTGGATCGTACCATCGATGCGCATATAAAAAAGTTGAGAGTAAAAGTTGAAAATAATCCTCAAGAACCCAAACGGATTTGTACAGTTAGAGGAATGGGGTATAAATTTGTTCAATAA
- a CDS encoding 2-hydroxyacid dehydrogenase yields MGKPKVIAYHDLPDLAVEKLKEHVDLVHFKDLGQEYEVFLKELQDCKGLIGMGLPITSELLEQARNLQIVSNISVGYDNFDLEEMNKHHVMGTNTPDVLTDTTADAMMALLLAAARRITELDRFVKNKKWMEMVGMEQYGVDVHHKKLGIIGMGRIGAAVAKRAHFGFDMEILYHNRTRRDNEFDATYCSLDELLTEADYVLLMAPANKNNPPIMGEEQFSLMKESAIFINGSRGENVEEKALIKALKEGEIYAAALDVFEKEPIQTDNELLQLENVITVPHIGSATFETRMKMFELAMMNLVQGLNDEAPVNLVNKETVR; encoded by the coding sequence ATGGGTAAACCAAAAGTAATTGCATATCACGACCTACCAGATCTGGCAGTTGAAAAGCTAAAAGAACATGTCGATCTAGTTCATTTTAAAGATCTTGGACAAGAGTATGAAGTTTTTTTGAAGGAATTACAGGATTGTAAGGGACTAATTGGAATGGGGTTGCCAATTACTTCAGAGCTTTTGGAACAGGCGCGCAATCTGCAAATCGTCAGCAATATTTCTGTAGGTTACGACAACTTTGATCTGGAGGAAATGAACAAACACCATGTGATGGGAACGAATACACCTGATGTTTTAACAGATACAACCGCCGATGCAATGATGGCCTTGTTGCTTGCTGCTGCCAGAAGAATTACGGAGCTTGATCGTTTTGTTAAGAATAAGAAGTGGATGGAAATGGTCGGAATGGAGCAGTATGGTGTTGATGTTCACCATAAAAAATTAGGAATCATCGGCATGGGTCGGATTGGTGCTGCTGTTGCAAAGCGCGCCCATTTCGGATTTGATATGGAAATCCTTTATCACAATAGAACGAGGAGAGACAACGAGTTCGACGCCACATACTGTAGTCTTGATGAGCTTTTGACAGAAGCTGATTATGTTCTTCTGATGGCACCTGCAAACAAAAATAATCCACCAATTATGGGTGAAGAGCAATTTTCACTAATGAAAGAATCGGCTATTTTTATCAATGGTTCACGCGGTGAAAATGTTGAGGAAAAGGCTTTAATTAAAGCTTTAAAAGAGGGTGAAATATACGCCGCTGCCTTAGATGTATTTGAAAAAGAACCAATTCAAACGGATAACGAACTTTTGCAATTGGAAAATGTAATTACTGTTCCACATATCGGTTCAGCAACATTTGAAACTAGAATGAAAATGTTTGAACTAGCTATGATGAACCTGGTGCAAGGACTGAATGATGAAGCGCCTGTGAATCTAGTAAATAAAGAAACAGTAAGGTAA
- a CDS encoding YitT family protein → MLFVPLGAILVAVGLEIFLVPNNIIDGGIIGISILTSYLTNINLGILLVLFNLPFFLIGYKQIGKTFALTTLMGDIILGIGVALFHPVPVLTDDLLLASVFGGLCLGVGVGLVIRHGGSLDGTEIMAILFNKASPFSVGEVVMFMNVFILGSAGFVFGWDRAMYSLISYFIAFKTIDITIEGLDQSKSVWIISDQHKEIGEAINARLGRGVTYLNGEGAYTGEEKKVIFTVITRLEEAKVKNIVEDKDESAFLAIGNIHDVKGGRFKKRAIH, encoded by the coding sequence ATGCTTTTTGTTCCACTTGGCGCAATTTTAGTAGCAGTAGGACTAGAAATATTTTTGGTACCTAACAACATCATTGATGGAGGAATCATTGGAATTTCCATTCTTACATCTTATTTAACCAATATTAATCTTGGGATTTTGCTTGTCCTCTTTAACCTTCCATTCTTTCTAATCGGTTATAAACAAATCGGTAAAACATTTGCCCTTACAACCCTAATGGGCGATATAATTCTTGGAATCGGGGTCGCTTTATTTCATCCGGTTCCGGTTCTAACAGACGATCTTCTACTAGCCTCGGTATTTGGGGGGCTTTGTCTCGGGGTAGGTGTAGGTCTAGTAATTCGTCATGGTGGTTCATTAGACGGCACGGAAATTATGGCTATTTTATTTAACAAAGCAAGCCCATTTTCTGTGGGTGAAGTTGTTATGTTTATGAATGTTTTTATTCTTGGCAGTGCAGGATTCGTATTCGGCTGGGATCGTGCGATGTATTCTTTAATTTCTTATTTTATCGCGTTTAAAACAATTGATATTACAATTGAAGGATTGGATCAGTCCAAATCAGTCTGGATTATCAGTGATCAACATAAAGAAATCGGCGAGGCAATAAACGCTCGCCTTGGTAGAGGTGTGACCTACCTAAACGGTGAAGGAGCCTACACTGGTGAAGAAAAGAAGGTTATTTTTACTGTAATTACTAGACTTGAAGAAGCAAAAGTGAAAAATATTGTAGAGGATAAAGACGAATCCGCTTTTCTCGCCATAGGAAATATCCACGATGTGAAAGGTGGTCGTTTTAAGAAAAGGGCAATTCATTAA
- a CDS encoding sulfite exporter TauE/SafE family protein, protein MEYSIILIVTIFFIGFIGSFISGMVGIGGAIINFPMLLYIPAILGLAHFSSYEVSGITAIQVLFATIGGVWAYRKGGYLNRTIIGYMGSSILIGSLAGGFFSSGMTEGTINMVYGILALLAVAMMVIPKKGIDDTPFDTESFNKSLAAILSLVVGIGAGIVGAGGAFLLVPIMLLLLKLPTRMTIASSLAITFISAIGSTTSKIITDQILFIPATIMIVASLIASPLGASLGKRINTKYLQLILAVLILGTALKIWLDILVI, encoded by the coding sequence ATGGAGTATAGTATTATTTTAATCGTTACAATTTTTTTTATTGGATTTATTGGTTCCTTTATATCAGGAATGGTAGGAATCGGTGGGGCTATTATTAACTTTCCCATGTTGTTATATATTCCAGCTATTTTAGGTCTCGCCCATTTTAGTTCATACGAGGTTTCCGGTATTACCGCTATTCAAGTGCTTTTCGCTACAATTGGCGGTGTATGGGCATATCGAAAAGGTGGATATTTAAATAGAACAATTATAGGTTATATGGGGAGCAGTATTTTAATTGGAAGTTTGGCCGGTGGTTTTTTCTCATCAGGTATGACTGAAGGAACAATTAACATGGTCTATGGAATATTAGCTTTACTTGCTGTAGCTATGATGGTAATTCCCAAAAAGGGAATTGATGATACTCCGTTTGATACAGAAAGCTTCAATAAATCGCTTGCAGCAATATTATCATTGGTTGTTGGGATTGGTGCTGGTATTGTAGGGGCAGGTGGGGCATTTTTGCTGGTTCCCATTATGCTTTTATTATTAAAATTGCCCACTAGAATGACAATTGCTTCATCTTTAGCTATTACATTTATATCGGCTATTGGTTCGACAACTAGTAAAATAATCACAGACCAAATATTGTTTATACCAGCAACCATCATGATTGTGGCAAGCCTAATCGCCTCTCCACTAGGGGCAAGTCTTGGAAAAAGAATAAATACAAAGTATCTTCAATTGATCTTGGCAGTTTTAATTTTAGGAACGGCACTAAAGATTTGGCTTGATATTTTAGTGATTTAG
- a CDS encoding glycosyltransferase family protein, which yields MITAKVLSIAIIVISLIAGLISFYIISGLSKAQKKKQMEEIASQLINFFIFIWLGKIIMNFFIFIKDPLAILAYPSSSHAFYLAILFSALILTYKSKRRQIDVFQLIKSFIPVFLVASFVYEFIQIVWNNNTYSIGYTVLLTILLIVYLLVSDRMAGPTVTLMMLIGWSAGVFVLEYILSFTTVFGYIMDSWFIGLFFITSFILIIYKQRKLVS from the coding sequence ATGATCACAGCGAAGGTATTATCTATCGCCATTATTGTCATAAGTTTAATTGCAGGATTGATTTCTTTTTATATAATAAGCGGTTTATCAAAAGCACAAAAGAAAAAACAAATGGAGGAAATTGCTTCACAACTTATTAATTTTTTTATTTTTATTTGGCTTGGAAAAATAATAATGAATTTTTTTATATTCATAAAAGATCCATTAGCAATTTTGGCATATCCAAGTAGCTCACATGCGTTTTATCTAGCCATATTATTTAGTGCCTTAATACTTACTTATAAGTCGAAGCGGCGCCAAATCGATGTGTTTCAATTAATCAAATCCTTCATCCCTGTGTTTTTAGTGGCGTCATTTGTGTATGAGTTTATTCAAATTGTTTGGAATAACAATACATATTCGATTGGATACACGGTTTTATTGACTATTCTTCTGATAGTATACCTGCTAGTTAGTGACCGTATGGCAGGTCCAACAGTGACATTAATGATGTTAATTGGCTGGTCCGCAGGTGTGTTTGTACTTGAATACATCCTGAGCTTTACAACGGTATTCGGCTATATAATGGATTCGTGGTTTATCGGGTTATTTTTTATAACAAGTTTTATACTAATTATTTATAAACAGAGAAAGCTGGTGTCATAA
- a CDS encoding HAMP domain-containing sensor histidine kinase — protein sequence MFNKKSWLPKQFLWRLTLLNVVIVAFFIAVSCWAIYNTACFLVDGFGTMNEEKQNLFNSTLFHYLCIFSITAIVMSSMIHFYLTKQLIRPIRKLIQSTKVMKRGQYPKPIEVSTKDETGQLISQFNDLIMQLKNNELHRQKLVSDLSHEFRTPLTNLNGYLRALKDGMIDGNPELYESLYKESKRLTNMVQQIEQLKEWDNVSQQTYSEKEAVDMALLIKQSVEMFRWSLKKENITVNIQTENIVVDVNSEGISQVVSNLVGNAILYYQGTDSITIKGKTLESDYYFSVEGPGQPIPIEDQDKIFQRFYRVDQSRDRETGGTGLGLAISKEIVEHHKGTIGMESVNNHHIFWFTLPFQKVNS from the coding sequence TTGTTCAATAAGAAGTCGTGGCTACCTAAACAATTTTTATGGCGGTTAACATTGTTAAATGTAGTAATTGTTGCATTTTTTATTGCTGTCAGCTGTTGGGCGATCTATAACACAGCCTGTTTTTTAGTTGATGGGTTTGGAACAATGAATGAGGAGAAACAGAATCTATTTAATTCAACTTTATTCCATTATTTGTGTATTTTTAGTATAACTGCAATTGTAATGAGCAGTATGATTCATTTTTATTTGACCAAGCAATTAATACGTCCTATCCGGAAATTGATTCAATCTACAAAAGTTATGAAACGTGGCCAATACCCAAAGCCTATTGAAGTTAGTACCAAAGATGAGACCGGGCAATTAATTAGCCAATTTAACGATTTGATTATGCAATTGAAAAACAATGAACTTCATCGACAAAAACTTGTGTCAGATTTATCACATGAGTTTCGTACACCTTTAACGAATCTGAACGGTTATTTACGCGCATTAAAAGACGGAATGATTGATGGTAATCCAGAATTATATGAATCACTATACAAGGAGTCAAAGCGTCTTACGAATATGGTCCAACAAATAGAACAATTAAAAGAATGGGATAATGTATCACAACAAACATATTCTGAAAAAGAAGCTGTAGATATGGCATTGTTAATTAAACAATCAGTTGAAATGTTTCGATGGTCGCTGAAAAAAGAAAACATAACAGTTAATATTCAAACGGAGAATATAGTCGTGGATGTAAATAGTGAAGGAATTTCACAAGTTGTTAGTAATTTAGTGGGAAACGCCATTTTATATTATCAAGGTACAGATTCCATTACAATAAAAGGAAAAACCCTTGAATCGGACTATTATTTTTCTGTTGAAGGTCCGGGTCAACCAATTCCTATAGAGGATCAAGATAAAATATTTCAGCGCTTTTATAGGGTAGACCAATCTCGTGATCGTGAAACAGGAGGAACAGGCCTAGGCCTCGCCATTTCAAAAGAAATCGTTGAACATCATAAGGGTACGATTGGAATGGAGTCTGTGAATAATCACCATATTTTTTGGTTTACTCTACCATTTCAAAAGGTTAATAGCTGA